A genome region from Nitrospira sp. includes the following:
- a CDS encoding GatB/YqeY domain-containing protein yields the protein MSLHDRLTEDLKSAMKSRDQLRMDVIRMIKAAVQYKEVELKQDLDDAGMSRIMTTLIKQRKEAAEQFEKGNRQDLATKERQEISIIEGYLPAALSPEELARIVDAAVKESGASSLKDMGQVMKAVMARLAGQSVDGKVVSDLVKAALQR from the coding sequence ATGTCGCTACACGATCGCTTAACCGAAGATCTCAAATCAGCGATGAAGTCGAGAGACCAGCTACGCATGGACGTCATCCGCATGATCAAAGCTGCCGTGCAATACAAGGAAGTCGAGCTGAAACAAGACCTGGACGATGCCGGGATGAGCCGAATCATGACGACGCTCATCAAGCAACGCAAGGAAGCCGCCGAGCAATTCGAAAAGGGCAACCGGCAGGACCTGGCCACTAAAGAACGGCAGGAGATCAGCATCATCGAGGGATATCTCCCCGCCGCCCTCTCCCCAGAGGAACTCGCCCGAATCGTCGATGCCGCAGTGAAGGAATCGGGGGCATCCTCGCTCAAAGACATGGGACAGGTGATGAAAGCCGTGATGGCCCGCCTAGCCGGCCAATCAGTCGACGGCAAAGTCGTCAGCGACCTGGTCAAAGCCGCCCTTCAGCGTTAG
- a CDS encoding MFS transporter, with translation MNQPVPQQQASLPLHHLEPSGDHGQPSDRNPKAESRRYGLRDAAYQAASQGGGENYFSALALFLHASPFHIGILSALPQLVGVVAQLLSVKLLHYLRMPAQLLIGGGWAQALCWLPILSLPLLMPEHGPWLLIACAILYFACGHATAPVWNSLLVDVVETSSRGAYFAQRARVTALTSFVALGIAGMVLTLGQKWELSWIGFLIIFLGAAAARVGATRCQTRIAELVPAHQIDAPHGFRHFLVKSATPDFRHFLLFSGLMHFAVLISGPFFVVYLLRDLHWSYLQYAGWMASSISAQFLTLAPWGQIGDRYGNKTLLMVTGLAVPLLPMGYLLSEHYLFLLTVNFFGGVIWAGLSLGLQNYVFDSLRSQERTRGLALANATNAIGWGIGALTGSWLATILPAQVSLGSWVLIPASNLPFLFCLSGALRLLIALSLLRTFGEPREIGTPPQRHLMWELPLVKPLVALLPWRNSRVAP, from the coding sequence ATGAACCAACCAGTCCCTCAGCAGCAGGCCTCTCTCCCCCTCCATCACCTTGAGCCTTCAGGCGATCATGGTCAGCCTTCCGATCGAAATCCCAAGGCTGAGAGCCGCCGATACGGTCTTCGCGATGCTGCCTATCAGGCCGCCTCACAGGGCGGCGGGGAAAATTATTTTTCGGCGCTGGCCCTGTTTCTCCATGCCTCTCCGTTTCACATCGGCATCCTGTCCGCGCTCCCCCAATTGGTCGGCGTGGTGGCGCAGCTCCTGTCGGTGAAACTGCTCCACTATCTCCGCATGCCCGCACAACTCCTGATCGGCGGCGGCTGGGCACAGGCCCTCTGTTGGCTACCGATCCTCTCGCTCCCCCTGCTGATGCCAGAACATGGCCCTTGGCTCTTAATCGCCTGTGCCATACTGTACTTTGCCTGTGGACATGCCACGGCCCCGGTGTGGAATAGCCTGCTGGTCGACGTCGTTGAGACAAGCAGCCGGGGCGCCTACTTTGCCCAGCGAGCCCGCGTGACCGCGTTGACGAGTTTTGTGGCCCTTGGGATTGCCGGAATGGTCCTGACGCTGGGCCAGAAATGGGAACTCAGCTGGATCGGGTTCCTTATCATTTTTCTGGGCGCGGCAGCCGCGCGAGTGGGAGCGACTCGCTGCCAGACCAGAATCGCTGAATTAGTACCGGCACATCAGATCGACGCCCCGCACGGATTCCGGCACTTCCTGGTCAAGAGCGCCACACCGGATTTCCGGCACTTCCTGCTGTTCTCCGGACTCATGCATTTCGCAGTGCTGATTTCAGGACCGTTCTTTGTCGTCTACCTGTTGCGAGATCTGCATTGGTCATATTTGCAATACGCCGGCTGGATGGCCAGCAGTATCTCGGCGCAATTCCTCACCCTCGCGCCATGGGGGCAGATCGGCGATCGATACGGCAACAAGACCCTGCTCATGGTCACAGGTCTGGCGGTCCCGCTCCTACCGATGGGCTACCTGTTGAGTGAACACTATCTGTTTCTGTTGACGGTGAACTTTTTCGGCGGGGTGATTTGGGCGGGACTGTCGCTCGGCCTCCAAAACTATGTCTTCGACTCGCTCCGTTCGCAGGAGCGCACACGAGGCCTCGCCCTAGCCAATGCTACAAACGCGATCGGCTGGGGCATCGGGGCGTTGACCGGCAGCTGGCTGGCCACCATCCTCCCGGCCCAGGTCTCGCTCGGGTCCTGGGTCCTGATCCCGGCATCCAACCTGCCGTTCCTGTTCTGCCTCTCCGGGGCGTTGCGATTATTGATTGCCCTGAGCCTTCTGAGAACATTCGGCGAACCACGCGAGATCGGAACGCCGCCACAACGGCATCTGATGTGGGAGCTGCCGCTGGTGAAACCGCTGGTGGCACTGCTCCCCTGGAGAAATTCTCGCGTGGCGCCATAA
- a CDS encoding glutathione peroxidase — translation MAAKASTVYDFTLNDIDGKPVSLSQYKGKVIMLVNTASFCGNTPQYSDLEKMYETYKDQGFEILAFPANNFGQQEPGTNEEIKGFCLTKYSVGFPLFSKISVKGNDKHPLYRYLTEQGPFPGEVEWNFQKYLVDRSGNVVARYHHRTKPVADEVVKDVERFLAKQ, via the coding sequence ATGGCAGCGAAAGCCTCGACGGTCTATGACTTTACGCTGAACGATATCGACGGCAAACCCGTTTCGTTGAGCCAATACAAGGGCAAGGTCATCATGCTGGTCAATACGGCCAGCTTCTGCGGCAACACGCCGCAATACTCCGACCTTGAGAAAATGTACGAGACCTATAAAGATCAGGGGTTCGAGATCCTGGCGTTCCCGGCCAATAACTTCGGCCAGCAGGAGCCTGGGACCAACGAAGAAATCAAGGGATTCTGCCTGACCAAGTACAGTGTCGGCTTCCCGCTCTTCAGCAAGATCAGCGTCAAGGGCAATGACAAACACCCGCTCTACCGCTATCTCACCGAACAGGGCCCGTTCCCCGGTGAAGTGGAATGGAACTTTCAGAAATATCTCGTCGATCGCTCGGGCAACGTCGTCGCTCGTTACCATCATCGAACCAAACCGGTGGCCGACGAAGTCGTGAAAGATGTGGAGCGGTTCCTGGCGAAGCAGTAA
- the htpX gene encoding protease HtpX: MKSLKGIGLLLISNILIYLTLSITVRVLVNVVLPAFGIDVRGAFSQELLVWSLVIGFGGAFISLLFSKQMARAMLDCVQITQPRTGAEQVIYGSVQEIAQRLHITMPEVWVYESPDPNAFATGPSKNNAMVAVSTGLLANLREDEVKAVLAHEMGHVFNGDMFSTTVLAGLMNTFVHYISNFVYQTVAQPQGGDREEGQSGSPILGFVVYIFLQVVLSVLAMIVVSWHSRHREYAADAFSAKVYGKESMIKALQAIDRWVNRAHFEYSTQDTLATMKISGNTSGFLHLLATHPPIEERVAALERL; encoded by the coding sequence ATGAAGTCGTTGAAGGGTATCGGGCTGCTTCTCATTTCGAACATTCTCATTTATCTGACCCTGTCGATTACCGTCAGAGTGTTGGTGAACGTTGTGCTGCCGGCCTTCGGCATCGATGTCCGAGGAGCCTTCAGTCAGGAACTGCTCGTCTGGTCACTCGTCATCGGTTTTGGTGGCGCATTCATTAGTTTGCTCTTTTCCAAACAGATGGCCCGCGCCATGTTGGATTGTGTGCAGATTACACAGCCCCGCACAGGCGCCGAACAGGTGATTTACGGCTCCGTGCAAGAGATTGCGCAACGCCTCCATATCACCATGCCAGAAGTCTGGGTGTATGAATCGCCGGACCCCAACGCGTTTGCCACGGGCCCGAGCAAGAATAACGCGATGGTCGCCGTATCGACCGGGCTGCTGGCCAATCTGCGGGAAGACGAGGTGAAGGCCGTGCTCGCCCATGAGATGGGGCATGTCTTCAACGGCGACATGTTTTCTACAACGGTGCTCGCGGGCTTGATGAACACCTTCGTCCACTACATCAGCAACTTTGTCTACCAAACGGTCGCCCAGCCCCAGGGCGGCGATCGAGAAGAGGGCCAGAGCGGCAGCCCGATCCTGGGCTTCGTGGTCTACATCTTCTTGCAGGTGGTCCTGTCCGTACTGGCCATGATAGTCGTCAGCTGGCATTCCCGCCACCGGGAATATGCCGCCGATGCCTTCTCCGCGAAGGTCTACGGAAAAGAGTCGATGATCAAGGCCTTGCAGGCCATCGATCGCTGGGTGAACCGGGCCCATTTCGAATATTCGACGCAAGATACCCTGGCCACGATGAAGATTTCAGGCAACACCTCAGGCTTTTTACACTTGCTCGCAACCCACCCTCCGATTGAGGAGCGGGTGGCGGCACTGGAACGCCTCTAA
- a CDS encoding cupredoxin domain-containing protein, translated as MRRLSMAWALALGFVGSPALGIGADQAPQVPPHQVPIDQLDGIQRATIILDSYSYTPHHVIVQAGKPVELILTSITTITPHNFLLKDEAAGLSIERDVSSGRTVTVQFTVTKPGRYRFYCDKKLLFFPSHQEKGMEGVLEVR; from the coding sequence GTGCGACGGCTGAGTATGGCCTGGGCCTTGGCCCTTGGGTTCGTTGGGAGTCCGGCGCTTGGCATCGGGGCCGACCAGGCACCGCAGGTACCGCCGCACCAGGTCCCGATCGATCAACTGGACGGTATTCAACGGGCCACGATTATTCTCGACAGCTACTCCTATACGCCGCACCATGTGATCGTCCAGGCAGGAAAACCCGTCGAACTCATTTTGACCAGCATCACGACCATTACTCCGCATAATTTTCTCCTCAAGGACGAGGCGGCGGGGCTGTCTATAGAACGTGATGTGTCATCTGGACGCACGGTCACGGTGCAGTTTACCGTGACGAAGCCTGGTCGCTACCGCTTTTATTGCGACAAGAAATTGCTGTTCTTCCCCAGCCATCAGGAAAAGGGCATGGAAGGCGTGCTGGAAGTTAGATAA
- a CDS encoding phytoene/squalene synthase family protein: MLKQVSRSFYLTLNVLPATVRDQMGLAYLFARAADTIADTNLISREQRLSYLNQFRAQFTAGAVARHEVQAIQAALVPHQADSAERVLLQRLEDCLSLYDGFDSADQDRIRWLMGVLPDGMAMDLAYFRGESAQELTAFQALAELDQYTYYVAGCVGEFWTRMVCAHCPSMARWDVTQMSAIGVRFGKGLQLTNIVKDIARDLHHGRCYVPEPLLREVGLTPADLLEPDSLPRFRPVLMRLIKMAMEHLDQGWIYTMAIPRLEIRQRLACMWPILLAGETLKRVASAPDLLDPAVNVKVPRSVVYRVMALTTGTGACGYVGTAYWGRLRKQVV; the protein is encoded by the coding sequence ATCCTCAAGCAGGTTTCCCGGTCGTTTTATCTGACCCTCAATGTGTTACCGGCGACGGTACGCGACCAGATGGGCTTGGCCTATCTCTTCGCGCGTGCCGCCGACACGATTGCGGATACCAATCTGATCAGCCGCGAGCAGCGACTCAGTTATCTCAATCAGTTTCGAGCCCAGTTCACCGCCGGCGCGGTCGCCCGACACGAGGTGCAGGCGATCCAAGCTGCACTGGTGCCGCATCAAGCGGACTCCGCGGAACGTGTCTTGTTGCAGCGGTTGGAAGATTGTTTGTCGCTGTATGACGGGTTCGATTCCGCCGATCAAGACCGCATTCGATGGTTGATGGGGGTCTTGCCGGATGGGATGGCCATGGATCTTGCGTATTTTCGCGGCGAGTCGGCGCAGGAGCTGACGGCTTTTCAAGCGCTGGCCGAATTGGACCAGTACACCTACTACGTCGCCGGTTGTGTCGGAGAATTTTGGACCCGGATGGTCTGCGCGCATTGTCCGTCGATGGCGCGGTGGGATGTCACGCAGATGTCAGCCATCGGCGTGCGATTCGGTAAGGGATTGCAGCTCACGAATATCGTGAAGGATATTGCCCGGGATCTTCATCATGGCCGCTGTTATGTCCCGGAGCCGCTACTTCGAGAGGTGGGCCTGACGCCGGCTGATTTGCTCGAGCCGGACAGCCTTCCCAGATTCAGGCCGGTTCTGATGCGCCTGATTAAAATGGCCATGGAACACTTGGATCAGGGCTGGATATACACCATGGCCATTCCGCGCCTGGAAATCCGCCAACGCTTGGCTTGTATGTGGCCGATCCTATTGGCCGGGGAAACGCTCAAACGTGTGGCCTCTGCGCCCGATCTCCTCGACCCGGCGGTCAATGTCAAAGTGCCGCGCTCGGTCGTCTATCGTGTGATGGCACTCACCACCGGCACCGGCGCGTGCGGCTATGTCGGGACGGCCTACTGGGGACGCCTGCGGAAGCAGGTTGTCTAG
- a CDS encoding (2Fe-2S) ferredoxin domain-containing protein — MTGYQRHIFVCTNKREPDDPRGSCSKLGSDALHACFKQEAKRLNLKGIVRANKAGCLDYCAQGPSVVVYPEGIWYRVTSETDVKEIMERHIVKGEVVERLLMPDQSPRPLLSPLKA; from the coding sequence ATGACCGGCTATCAACGACACATTTTTGTATGCACCAACAAGCGCGAGCCAGACGATCCACGCGGCAGTTGCTCAAAACTCGGCTCCGACGCGCTCCACGCCTGCTTCAAACAGGAGGCGAAACGACTCAACTTAAAGGGCATCGTCCGTGCCAATAAGGCCGGCTGTCTCGATTATTGCGCACAAGGGCCGAGTGTCGTGGTCTACCCTGAGGGAATCTGGTATCGCGTCACATCCGAGACCGACGTGAAGGAAATCATGGAGCGGCACATCGTCAAGGGGGAGGTCGTTGAACGACTCCTGATGCCCGATCAGTCCCCGCGGCCCCTCCTCTCCCCGTTGAAAGCCTGA
- the ald gene encoding alanine dehydrogenase — MIIGVPKEVKDYEYRVSVTPDGARLLRQAGHQVVVEPSAGQGSGFSDEAYRQAGAQVAGSKAEVFQQAELIVKVKEPQLSECTLFRPGQVLFTYLHLASLPDLTKALMAANITAIAYETVEAHDHSLPMLRPMSEIAGRLAVQVGAHYLGTLQGGRGLLLAGVPGVPPGRVTVLGAGVVGTSAVRIAVGMGAQVTVVNLDLDRLRVLDDLYGGRIVTCAATESAIERAVVEADLVIGAVLVPGARAPKVVSRGLVAKMTPGAVIVDVAVDQGGCCETTRPTTHSDPIYVVDGVVHYCVTNMPGIVPHTSTRALTNATLPYVVRLASAGAENAIRSDPGLAKGVNVMNGKITCQGVADAHGLRFTPVM; from the coding sequence ATGATCATCGGGGTTCCGAAGGAAGTTAAGGACTACGAATATCGGGTGAGTGTGACGCCTGACGGTGCCCGCCTGTTACGGCAGGCCGGGCATCAGGTTGTGGTGGAGCCTTCTGCCGGACAGGGGAGCGGGTTCTCTGACGAAGCCTACCGTCAGGCAGGCGCCCAGGTGGCCGGTTCCAAAGCCGAGGTGTTTCAACAGGCAGAGCTCATCGTAAAGGTGAAGGAGCCGCAGTTGTCTGAATGTACGCTGTTCCGTCCGGGGCAGGTGCTGTTTACCTATTTACACTTGGCGTCTTTGCCGGACCTGACCAAAGCGTTGATGGCGGCCAATATCACGGCCATTGCGTATGAGACCGTCGAGGCTCACGATCACAGTCTGCCGATGTTACGACCGATGAGCGAGATTGCCGGACGACTGGCCGTGCAGGTCGGGGCGCATTATCTGGGGACTTTGCAAGGAGGCCGGGGGCTTTTGTTGGCCGGCGTTCCGGGGGTGCCCCCGGGACGGGTCACCGTCTTAGGGGCTGGCGTCGTGGGAACCTCAGCCGTCAGAATTGCCGTCGGGATGGGTGCGCAGGTGACGGTGGTCAACTTGGATCTTGACCGGTTACGTGTGCTTGACGATCTCTATGGCGGACGTATTGTGACGTGTGCGGCCACGGAGTCGGCCATCGAACGCGCCGTCGTCGAGGCGGATTTAGTGATTGGAGCGGTGTTGGTTCCCGGCGCGCGCGCGCCGAAGGTCGTTTCGCGCGGGCTTGTGGCGAAGATGACGCCGGGCGCTGTGATTGTCGATGTCGCGGTTGATCAGGGCGGTTGCTGTGAAACAACAAGACCGACCACGCATTCGGATCCGATTTACGTGGTGGACGGTGTCGTGCATTACTGCGTCACGAACATGCCCGGCATCGTGCCCCATACCTCCACACGCGCGTTGACCAACGCGACGCTCCCATATGTCGTCCGGCTTGCCTCTGCCGGGGCGGAGAACGCGATTCGATCAGATCCCGGTCTTGCTAAGGGCGTGAACGTCATGAACGGCAAAATTACGTGCCAAGGTGTGGCCGATGCACATGGCTTGCGTTTTACCCCCGTGATGTAA
- a CDS encoding acylphosphatase has product MPEIGESVRARVLVSGRVQGVGYRAFTCREALSHGLTGNVENLDSGQVAVDAEGSRGALEEFLLDLKKGPVGSRVTQVQVEWSRATGRYQDFTIKR; this is encoded by the coding sequence ATGCCCGAGATCGGCGAATCAGTGCGCGCAAGAGTTCTTGTCAGTGGGCGCGTGCAGGGTGTTGGGTATCGGGCCTTCACGTGTCGCGAGGCACTCTCGCATGGACTGACCGGCAACGTCGAGAATCTCGATAGTGGGCAGGTGGCGGTGGATGCGGAAGGGAGCCGGGGCGCCCTTGAGGAATTTCTCCTGGATCTCAAGAAGGGCCCTGTCGGATCGCGCGTGACGCAGGTGCAGGTGGAATGGAGTCGCGCCACGGGTCGATATCAGGACTTTACGATTAAGCGGTAG
- a CDS encoding sigma-70 family RNA polymerase sigma factor encodes MARRAAAGQNSAVNSPVSTRRPRAARGDEDEDAESGSHAEAEESGADNRPAESGRAEGLDTIKSYLREVRKSTLLNFKQEQALGKRVMAGDEAARQEMIEANLRLVISIGKRYMNRGFPFADIVEEGNLGLIKAVEKFNYKRGFRFSTYASWWIRQFIERAIINQGKLVRLPVHVVERLNRYLGKVEHLVHELGREPMADEVAAKLKTSVAEVDDLKQLVRTTCSLDSPISDRQDTFLRDVIEDPLCLTPAETTEGVMRRAELMAWVKELPEKERTVILARFGLDGAESRTLEEIGQEMGLTRERVRQIESAALARLRGIIERKTMKRADLL; translated from the coding sequence ATGGCTCGACGTGCAGCAGCGGGACAGAACAGCGCGGTGAATTCACCCGTCTCGACTCGCCGGCCGCGCGCGGCGCGCGGGGATGAGGACGAGGATGCGGAGTCGGGGAGTCACGCCGAAGCCGAAGAGTCCGGTGCGGACAATCGTCCTGCGGAATCCGGGCGGGCCGAGGGCCTCGACACGATCAAGAGTTATCTGCGCGAGGTGCGCAAGTCGACCCTGCTGAATTTTAAACAGGAACAGGCATTGGGCAAGCGAGTCATGGCGGGCGACGAAGCGGCGCGCCAGGAGATGATCGAGGCGAATCTTCGCCTGGTGATCAGTATCGGTAAGCGGTACATGAACCGGGGGTTTCCCTTTGCAGATATCGTTGAAGAAGGTAATCTTGGCCTGATCAAAGCGGTCGAGAAGTTCAATTACAAGCGAGGGTTCCGCTTCAGTACCTACGCGTCCTGGTGGATTCGCCAGTTTATCGAACGGGCCATCATCAATCAGGGAAAGCTTGTCCGGTTGCCGGTCCATGTCGTCGAACGGTTGAACCGGTACCTGGGCAAGGTAGAGCACCTGGTCCATGAGCTGGGACGGGAACCGATGGCCGACGAAGTCGCCGCCAAGCTGAAAACCAGCGTGGCCGAAGTCGATGATCTGAAACAACTGGTCCGTACCACGTGCTCGCTGGACAGCCCGATCAGTGACCGTCAGGATACCTTTCTGCGCGATGTGATCGAAGATCCGCTCTGCCTGACGCCGGCGGAAACGACCGAAGGCGTGATGCGACGGGCCGAACTTATGGCCTGGGTGAAAGAGCTGCCCGAAAAGGAACGCACCGTCATCTTGGCACGATTTGGGCTTGACGGGGCCGAGTCGCGGACGTTAGAAGAGATCGGCCAGGAGATGGGGCTCACCCGTGAGCGGGTTCGCCAAATTGAGTCGGCGGCATTGGCCAGGCTTCGCGGTATCATTGAACGGAAAACCATGAAGCGGGCGGATCTCTTATGA
- a CDS encoding adenine phosphoribosyltransferase — MNYKALIREVPDFPKPGILFYDITTLLKDAQAFRSIADELAARYEGQRIAKIIGIESRGFIMGGTLAARLGAGFVPVRKPGKLPADIYEVEYNLEYGSSALAIHRDAVSPGERVLIVDDLLATGGTAAATIDLVRELGGEIAGLDFLIELKGLNGRDRLAGYDVHSMIIYP; from the coding sequence ATGAATTACAAAGCTCTCATTCGAGAAGTTCCCGACTTTCCTAAGCCCGGTATCCTCTTCTACGACATTACGACCCTCCTCAAAGATGCCCAGGCGTTCCGCTCCATCGCGGACGAGCTCGCCGCCCGTTATGAGGGACAGCGCATCGCGAAGATCATCGGGATCGAATCGCGAGGGTTCATCATGGGCGGGACGTTGGCCGCTCGCCTCGGCGCTGGGTTTGTTCCGGTGCGCAAGCCAGGGAAATTGCCGGCCGATATTTATGAAGTCGAATACAACCTTGAATACGGGTCCAGCGCGCTCGCGATTCATCGGGATGCCGTGTCACCGGGAGAGCGCGTGTTGATAGTGGACGATCTGCTGGCCACAGGCGGTACCGCCGCCGCCACCATCGATTTGGTTCGCGAACTCGGCGGCGAGATTGCGGGGCTGGACTTCCTGATTGAGCTGAAAGGTCTGAATGGACGTGACCGGCTGGCAGGGTATGACGTGCATTCCATGATCATCTATCCGTAG
- a CDS encoding TraR/DksA family transcriptional regulator gives MATKVHAKKKTAATKAKDPAPEKPMKKERPAPVTAMTEKDEDSVAARVVAALTLKETPKEREERQRRREVLQRMLLSKRQEIIREIEGNLGQSLTEDQQRRLESARDVGDQALMDLDRELGISLMEMRNRKRQAIDEALTRLSEGTYGICAECGIEVSEKRLEAVPFAKLCVQCQSRQELLEKIEKEEDRD, from the coding sequence ATGGCGACGAAAGTCCACGCGAAAAAAAAGACAGCCGCGACAAAAGCTAAAGATCCTGCTCCCGAGAAACCCATGAAAAAAGAGCGCCCGGCTCCGGTTACAGCTATGACTGAAAAAGACGAAGATAGTGTGGCCGCGCGTGTGGTGGCAGCACTCACGTTGAAGGAAACACCCAAGGAACGAGAAGAGCGTCAACGCCGGCGCGAAGTCTTGCAGCGCATGCTGCTGAGCAAGCGCCAGGAAATCATACGTGAGATCGAGGGCAACCTCGGTCAATCCCTGACGGAAGATCAGCAGCGTCGTCTGGAGTCAGCCCGAGACGTGGGGGATCAAGCCCTCATGGACTTGGATCGCGAGCTCGGCATTTCGTTGATGGAGATGCGGAACCGCAAACGGCAAGCGATTGATGAAGCGCTAACCCGACTCAGCGAAGGCACCTACGGGATTTGCGCTGAATGTGGTATTGAGGTCAGTGAGAAGCGGCTGGAGGCCGTGCCGTTCGCCAAGCTGTGCGTTCAATGCCAATCTCGTCAAGAACTGCTCGAAAAGATCGAGAAAGAAGAGGATCGCGACTAG